From Micromonospora echinaurantiaca:
GTCCTCAGTGCTTGTCCTGCTCCGGGTGGGCGAAGTTCAGGTGCTCCGGGGGCAGTGGGAAGGTCACGTCGTCGCCGAACGGCGATGGCGCCGCCGCCCGGTCGAAGGTGAGCTCGGTCAGCGGCAGCCGACCGCGGTCGTCGACCGCCGGGGCGGTCGGGTGTGGCACCTCGCGGTGCCAGTTCACCCCGCGCTGCGCCTGCACCTCGGCGCGCGGGTCGTGCGAGCCGCCCGCGTGCGAGTGCACCCCGGCGGGGCCGCCGGCGGCCGCCGCCGAGCCCGGACGGGGGGTGGTCACGCTGGTCTGGGGCGTCTCACCCCGACGGAAGATCTTGCTACCAAGCCACACAAGGGGATCGTACCTGCGGTCCACGACCCGCTCTTTCATGGGGATGATCCCGTTGTCAGTGATCTTGATGTGCTCGGGGCAGACCTCGGTGCAGCACTTGGTGATGTTGCAGTAGCCGAGGCCCTGCTCCTGCTGTGCGTACTCCTTGCGGTCGGTCTTCGCGTCGAGCGGGTGCATGTCCAGCTCGGCGGCCCGGATGAAGAACCGCGGCCCGGAGAAGGCCGGCTTGTTCTCCTCGTGGTCGCGGATCACGTGGCAGACGTTCTGGCACAGGAAGCACTCGATGCACTTGCGGAACTCCTGCGAGCGCTCGACGTCGACCTGTTGCATCCGGTAGTCGCCCGGCGCCAGGTCGGCCGGCGGCGCGAACGCCGGCGTCTCCCGGGCCTTCTCGTAGTTGAACGAGACGTCGGTGACCAGGTCCCGGATGACCGGGAAGGTGCGCAGCGGGGTGACCGTGACCGTCTCGTCCGGCTCGAAGGTCGACATCCGGGTCATGCAGCTCAGCCGCGGCTTGCCGTTGATCTCCATCGAGCAGGAGCCGCACTTGCCCGCCTTGCAGTTCCACCGGCAGGCCAGGTCGGGGGCGTCGGTGGCCTGGAGCCGGTGGATCACGTCGAGGACGACCTCGCCCTCGTTCACCTCGACCATGTAGTCCTGGAGGTCGCCGCCGCTCTCGTCACCCCGCCAGATGCGGAACTGGCGCTTGGTGCCGGACTTGCCGGCCCCGGTGGACTTCTGCTCCGCCATTACTTGCCCGCCTCCTCGGCCTCGGCGTCGGTGACGAGGGCGTCGAACTCGGCGAGTTCCTCGTCGGTGAGGTACTTGGCCAGCTCCGCCCGGTCGAAGAGGCGGATCAGCTCCGCGCGGATCTTCGGCAGCGGCTTGCGCTCCAGGCGTACGGCGTCGCCGTCGAGCGAGCAGACCAGGTTGACCCGGCGCCACGACGGGTCCATCGCCGGGTGGTCCTCCCGGGTGTGCCCGCCGCGCGACTCCCGCCGCTCCAGCGCCGCCTTCGCGGTGCACTCCGACACCAGCAGCATGTTCCGCAGGTCCAGCGCGAGGTGCCAGCCCGGGTTGTAGCGGCGACCGCCGGACGCGCTGACCTTGGCCACCCGCTCGCGCAGCTCGGCCAGCCGGCCCAGCGCGTCGACCAGCTCGCCCTCCCGCCGGATGATGCCGACCAAATCCCCCATCACCGCCTGGAGGTCCTGCTGGAGGGTGTACGGGCTCTCGCCGGTGTCCCGCTGCAGCGGGGCCAGCGCCGTCTCCACCGCGGCCTCCACCGCGCCGACGGACACCTTCGGCCGGGCGGTCAGCCCGTCGGCGTACGAGGCGGCGTGGCCGCCCGCGCGCTTGCCGAAGACCAGCAGGTCGGACAGGGAGTTGCCGCCGAGCCGGTTGGAGCCGTGCATGCCGCCGGAGACCTCACCGGCGGCGAAGAGACCGCGGACGTGACCGAAGGCGGCACCGGAGTCCGGGTCCACCTCGACGCC
This genomic window contains:
- a CDS encoding succinate dehydrogenase/fumarate reductase iron-sulfur subunit yields the protein MAEQKSTGAGKSGTKRQFRIWRGDESGGDLQDYMVEVNEGEVVLDVIHRLQATDAPDLACRWNCKAGKCGSCSMEINGKPRLSCMTRMSTFEPDETVTVTPLRTFPVIRDLVTDVSFNYEKARETPAFAPPADLAPGDYRMQQVDVERSQEFRKCIECFLCQNVCHVIRDHEENKPAFSGPRFFIRAAELDMHPLDAKTDRKEYAQQEQGLGYCNITKCCTEVCPEHIKITDNGIIPMKERVVDRRYDPLVWLGSKIFRRGETPQTSVTTPRPGSAAAAGGPAGVHSHAGGSHDPRAEVQAQRGVNWHREVPHPTAPAVDDRGRLPLTELTFDRAAAPSPFGDDVTFPLPPEHLNFAHPEQDKH